The Triplophysa rosa unplaced genomic scaffold, Trosa_1v2 scaffold17_ERROPOS7180667+, whole genome shotgun sequence genome has a window encoding:
- the LOC130549829 gene encoding NEDD4-like E3 ubiquitin-protein ligase WWP1 has protein sequence MPHYPTPQRSESWLTVTAERPLRLTHICCPVVDGVCCVFEVMATGSSRTDCSNNVRELHAIVSGAKLKRKKNWFGTTVYVEVTSEGESKKTAKCHSSSHPKWDERLTLSVTPHSQLDFRVWSHHTLKTDALLGKASLDLIETLRKHDSKRITLLSPLDFSRFVLFKGTVQPRNLKFSLHRFALVWLYSEGNKYLIPC, from the exons TGAGTCATGGCTCACAGTGACGGCTGAACGACCGCTGCGTCTCACACACATCTGTT GTCCTGTAGTTGATGGAGTGTGTTGTGTGTTCGAGGTCATGGCCACGGGCTCTTCCAGAACAGACTGTAGCAATAACGTCCGAGAGCTGCACGCCATCG TTTCAGGTGCCAAACTCAAGAGGAAGAAGAACTGGTTCGGAACCACCGTCTATGTGGAAGTGACATCGGAGGGAGAGAGCAAGAAAACCGCCAAATGCCACAGCTCCTCCCACCCCAAATGGGACGAACGGCTGACACT GAGCGTGACGCCTCACTCGCAGCTGGACTTCAGAGTCTGGAGTCATCACACACTGAAGACAGACGCTCTGCTGGGAAAAGCCTCACTGGACCTGATAGAGACACTCCGCAAACATGACAGCAAACGTATAactcttctctctcctcttgATTTCTCCAGATTTGTCCTGTTTAAAGGAACCGTTCAACCAAGAAATCTAAAATTCAGTCTTCATCGATTCGCGCTCGTGTGgttgtacagtgagggaaataagtatttgatcccctgctga